Part of the Anopheles gambiae chromosome 3, idAnoGambNW_F1_1, whole genome shotgun sequence genome is shown below.
TTATTATTTGAGTCCTTTTTCTCTGCACGATTCCAAGCGTGCCTTACTTGATCGTAACGGTCATTCCAATCTCACTGAACACGTTACTCAGCGCCATATGCACCACACCATCGTTCTGTACCGGGCTTAGGCTGCACGTGGAGTACACGAGCGTTCCACCCGGTCGCAACAGCTTCAAACAGTTGCCCAAAATGCTCGCCTGCAGTTCGGGCAACCGTAGCCGCTCCTTCACGCGCGACGGTTTGAAAATGTTGTTATCGTTCTCCATCACCGAGTGGCGATCGTTCGTGCACGGTACGTCCACCAGCACCCGATCGTACATCGAGTACTCCTGCAGGTTGCGCGCATCGGACTGCGTGATGAAGCAGCGCTTCTGCTTCCACTTCTCGTCGAAATCGTACAAATACTGGCGCATCAGCTGGCGGATTCGGTTGCAGCGGCTTTCCTGCAGATCGTTCATTACCATCGTGCCGGGGTGCAGGGTTTGCAGCAGGAGCAACGATTTGCCACCCGGTGCCGCACAGGCATCCAGCACCCGATCACCCGGCTGCACGTTGAGCGCTAGCGGGGGCAAACAGGAAGCTCCATCGAACAGGAAGTGCGACAACACCCCCGTGCTACACTTGCGAGGACTGCGGAAGGTGGACACGTTCGCCCGTTCGTACGTGTACAGGTGCAGCTGTTCCGGGATGGTGAACGATTCGTCCATTTCGATTTTGAGCGGAAAATCGGTACTGTTGCTGTAGTATTTGTAATGCTCCGACTCGAACACGTAGTCCTCCATGCCTTTCAGCTTCGAGGCGGGCACAAACTCGTGCAGTGCCGCTGCCGTACCAACAGCCGGATCGACCATGCGCTGGTAGTCGATTTCCGAATCATCCTTCAAACTTTTGTCGAGCGATTGCTTGTAATCCACCACCTTTGCTTCCGCGGAAGAATCGCTCCCACTGTTCGATGTGCTCAAGCTGCTGGGAGCCGCACTCGGATTAGCCCGGTACAAACTGTCCGTTTCCGCGCGCTCCTGATTCGCCTGGAAGGCGGCAACGCGGTCGCCCATCTTGAACACTTTACCACCGGCGGGcaactgttgctgttgctcttcGCCGTTCGCCAGTGCGCTCTTGCGTGCCAAGTAAATGTCCCGTAAGCTTATTGCCCCGTCCGATTGGAGCAGCCGGATGGTGTCCTCCGTGTCGCCGAACTGGTTCACCAGTGCGATGTACTTGTGTTTGCACTGCAGCGCTATCCGGACGCTTTTCCATCGTGCCCCAAACACGGAGCCGTAGAAATCGTCAAAGTTTTCCAGCGCCCGGTCCTTGGGGAACTGTTTCTTCCGCA
Proteins encoded:
- the LOC3291733 gene encoding 5-methylcytosine rRNA methyltransferase NSUN4, whose protein sequence is MLRPTHRLPLILQRFRHAKTHWSELRKKQFPKDRALENFDDFYGSVFGARWKSVRIALQCKHKYIALVNQFGDTEDTIRLLQSDGAISLRDIYLARKSALANGEEQQQQLPAGGKVFKMGDRVAAFQANQERAETDSLYRANPSAAPSSLSTSNSGSDSSAEAKVVDYKQSLDKSLKDDSEIDYQRMVDPAVGTAAALHEFVPASKLKGMEDYVFESEHYKYYSNSTDFPLKIEMDESFTIPEQLHLYTYERANVSTFRSPRKCSTGVLSHFLFDGASCLPPLALNVQPGDRVLDACAAPGGKSLLLLQTLHPGTMVMNDLQESRCNRIRQLMRQYLYDFDEKWKQKRCFITQSDARNLQEYSMYDRVLVDVPCTNDRHSVMENDNNIFKPSRVKERLRLPELQASILGNCLKLLRPGGTLVYSTCSLSPVQNDGVVHMALSNVFSEIGMTVTIKDLSLMMQPLTDIFKFANPTTLKYGQLVLPFLPANFGPMYICKMVRNE